A genomic segment from Nodularia sphaerocarpa UHCC 0038 encodes:
- the tadA gene encoding tRNA adenosine(34) deaminase TadA — protein MLIEYPEYLIHRQWMSRAIEIAQIAGDAGEVPVGAVIIDSNGNLIASGENRKERDKDPTAHAEILALRAAAKSLHNWRLNQCTLYVTLEPCPLCAGAIVQARLGMLVYGVDDTKTGAVRTVTNIPDGAASNHRLRVMGGVLESTCRQQLQTWFATRRQRNNGQR, from the coding sequence ATGTTAATTGAATATCCAGAATATTTGATACATAGGCAATGGATGAGTCGTGCCATAGAGATCGCACAAATCGCCGGCGATGCAGGTGAAGTTCCCGTCGGCGCTGTGATTATTGATTCCAATGGAAATTTGATTGCATCAGGCGAAAACAGAAAAGAACGCGACAAAGATCCCACAGCCCACGCAGAAATCCTGGCGCTGCGAGCAGCAGCTAAAAGTTTACACAACTGGCGCTTAAATCAATGCACCCTGTACGTCACCTTAGAACCTTGTCCCTTATGTGCAGGTGCTATTGTCCAAGCACGTTTAGGAATGCTTGTCTATGGAGTGGACGATACTAAAACTGGCGCAGTTCGTACAGTTACCAATATCCCTGATGGTGCTGCTTCTAATCATCGCCTACGAGTCATGGGAGGCGTTTTAGAATCAACTTGTCGTCAGCAATTACAAACCTGGTTTGCAACTCGTCGTCAGAGAAATAACGGACAAAGATAA
- a CDS encoding S8 family serine peptidase — translation MNDHANSSDFANTGVPASSLGMILQRGGEELILEKVLDRFTVRPTTEFTSQQLSQVLWGFWQRSIPQADLELFAVVSEELESAMSQARAAENVAFAGHVYTIKDDPGTLVYLSDQVTVQFASGVDSATIEAIASRFGLVKQKPVQGLAHTFVFLVSKQARENPLKITNQLQKLSEVLVAEPNILVNSESHYRPRDTLYPQQWYLDHKGGNQLLAGSHISVEQAWDITRGVRSVVVAVVDDSFDLNHPDFQGRGKIVAPRDLRKNGFLPIPGERETSHGTACAGLAIAEENGTGIVGVAPGCALMPIRSTGFLDDQSIEDMFNHAVEQGASVISCSWGASAVYFPLSLRQRAAISRAVTTGRNGKGCVVLFAAGNANRPINGTVFERNWPGNLLQGNTNWLSGFPVHPDVIAVAASTSLNKKAAYSNWGTNIALCAPSNNAPPGLSFEGRGFMNTQPAIASTLLGRGILTTDQVGTAGFDPGDFTTNFGGTSSAAPLVAGVAALVLSANPNLTSQQVKFILEESADKIVDADPDPQLGMRQGTYDSNGHSQWFGYGKVNAAKAVLAAQKLLTSVSSASKQVRVDNSRKLSIPDNDLAGIKSAIAIHESSTIKDIQITVNITHDFLGDLEIYLIAPNNQQVLLQNRTLGRRTNLKTTYTIASHPSLKQLLSVSAKGDWQLWLIDYAAQDVGKLNSWSLVISH, via the coding sequence ATGAACGATCACGCTAATTCCTCTGATTTTGCTAACACAGGTGTACCAGCAAGCAGTTTGGGAATGATTTTACAACGCGGTGGTGAAGAATTAATTTTAGAAAAGGTTTTAGACCGCTTCACCGTCCGTCCGACAACCGAATTTACTTCTCAACAATTATCTCAGGTTCTTTGGGGCTTTTGGCAACGTAGTATTCCCCAAGCAGATTTGGAACTTTTTGCGGTTGTATCCGAGGAGTTAGAGTCGGCGATGTCCCAAGCACGGGCGGCTGAAAATGTGGCTTTTGCTGGTCATGTTTACACGATTAAAGATGATCCTGGAACTTTGGTTTATTTGAGTGACCAAGTTACTGTTCAATTTGCCTCTGGGGTCGATTCTGCCACAATTGAGGCGATCGCATCGAGGTTTGGCTTAGTTAAACAAAAACCCGTCCAGGGTCTTGCTCACACTTTTGTGTTTCTAGTTAGCAAACAAGCTAGAGAAAATCCCCTAAAAATCACTAATCAGTTGCAAAAGTTATCAGAGGTGTTAGTTGCTGAACCTAATATCCTCGTTAACAGTGAATCACATTACAGACCCCGTGACACTCTCTATCCTCAGCAATGGTATCTTGACCACAAGGGCGGTAACCAGTTGCTAGCGGGTTCTCATATTTCTGTGGAACAAGCTTGGGATATTACTCGCGGTGTGCGTTCTGTGGTTGTGGCGGTGGTGGATGATTCTTTTGATTTGAATCATCCAGACTTCCAAGGTAGGGGCAAAATTGTTGCTCCTAGAGATTTAAGGAAAAATGGCTTTTTGCCTATTCCTGGGGAGCGCGAAACCAGTCATGGGACGGCTTGTGCAGGGTTAGCTATTGCGGAGGAAAATGGTACGGGAATTGTGGGAGTTGCTCCTGGTTGTGCATTGATGCCGATTCGTAGTACTGGTTTTCTGGATGATCAATCTATTGAGGATATGTTCAACCATGCTGTTGAGCAGGGAGCCAGTGTAATTTCTTGTAGCTGGGGAGCTTCTGCGGTATATTTTCCTTTGTCTTTGCGCCAACGGGCTGCTATTAGTCGGGCTGTGACTACAGGACGCAATGGTAAAGGTTGTGTGGTTTTGTTTGCTGCGGGAAATGCTAACCGCCCCATTAACGGTACTGTATTTGAGCGCAATTGGCCAGGAAATCTGTTACAAGGTAATACAAATTGGTTAAGTGGATTTCCAGTCCATCCAGATGTGATTGCTGTTGCTGCTTCTACTAGTTTGAATAAGAAGGCTGCTTATAGTAATTGGGGAACTAATATTGCTCTGTGTGCGCCTAGTAACAATGCTCCACCAGGATTATCCTTTGAGGGTAGGGGTTTTATGAACACACAACCTGCGATCGCTAGTACTCTTCTCGGACGTGGAATTTTAACTACTGACCAAGTAGGAACCGCAGGTTTCGATCCTGGTGATTTTACTACTAATTTCGGCGGTACTTCCAGCGCTGCTCCTCTGGTTGCTGGTGTAGCAGCTTTGGTTTTGTCAGCAAATCCTAACTTAACATCTCAACAGGTAAAGTTTATTCTGGAAGAATCTGCTGATAAAATTGTGGATGCTGATCCAGACCCGCAGTTGGGTATGCGACAAGGTACTTATGACAGTAACGGACATTCTCAATGGTTTGGTTATGGCAAGGTAAATGCAGCTAAGGCGGTGCTTGCAGCCCAAAAATTACTTACTTCTGTTTCATCTGCGAGTAAACAGGTCAGGGTTGACAATTCCCGTAAGTTAAGCATTCCAGATAATGATCTAGCCGGAATCAAAAGTGCGATCGCCATTCACGAATCCAGCACTATTAAAGATATTCAAATCACAGTTAATATCACTCATGATTTCTTAGGGGATTTAGAAATTTATTTAATAGCTCCCAATAATCAACAGGTGTTGTTGCAAAACCGCACTTTAGGCCGCCGCACTAATTTAAAAACAACTTACACAATTGCGTCACACCCGTCCCTCAAACAGTTACTTTCTGTTTCAGCTAAAGGAGATTGGCAGTTATGGTTAATCGACTATGCAGCACAAGATGTAGGAAAACTCAATAGTTGGTCATTGGTCATTAGTCATTAG
- a CDS encoding lysophospholipid acyltransferase family protein gives MEIYTSDETCPQTPASTKANNQVAHTTSRVSPWLSPLLYLLGRHLLLPLFFGQIEITGQENIPLTGPVIFAPTHRSRWDSLLLPYATGRCVTGRDLRFMVTINECQGLQGWLVKNMGGFPVDPQRPAIATLRHAVELLQQGEILVIYPEGNIYRDGKLHPLKPGIARLSLSAESSHPGLDVKILPISISYSQPYPTWGTGVKIAIGKALNVKKYTVGKMKQNAENITSDLALVLQQLSHQELEISSHSLTEISKS, from the coding sequence ATGGAAATTTATACTTCCGACGAGACCTGCCCACAAACACCAGCTAGTACCAAAGCAAATAATCAGGTAGCTCATACTACTTCGAGGGTGTCTCCTTGGTTAAGTCCTTTATTGTATCTATTAGGGCGGCATCTCCTTTTACCGTTATTCTTTGGACAAATTGAAATCACCGGACAGGAAAATATTCCCTTAACTGGCCCTGTAATCTTCGCTCCTACCCATAGGTCGCGTTGGGATTCATTACTTCTGCCCTATGCCACCGGTCGCTGTGTGACAGGGCGAGACCTGAGATTTATGGTAACTATCAATGAGTGCCAAGGATTGCAAGGCTGGTTAGTTAAAAATATGGGAGGATTTCCTGTAGATCCTCAACGTCCAGCCATTGCGACTCTCCGTCATGCAGTGGAATTACTTCAACAAGGTGAAATATTAGTTATTTATCCAGAAGGTAATATTTATCGGGATGGCAAACTTCACCCATTAAAACCGGGAATTGCGCGGCTGTCTTTGAGTGCTGAATCTAGTCATCCAGGACTAGACGTAAAGATTTTACCCATTAGTATCAGCTACAGCCAACCTTATCCTACATGGGGTACAGGTGTAAAAATTGCCATTGGAAAAGCATTAAATGTCAAAAAATACACTGTTGGCAAGATGAAACAAAATGCCGAAAACATCACATCAGATTTAGCATTAGTTTTACAACAATTAAGCCATCAAGAATTAGAAATTAGCAGTCATTCATTGACAGAAATTTCCAAATCTTGA
- a CDS encoding glutamyl-tRNA reductase, translated as MNIAVVGLSHKTAPVEIREKLSIPETQTESAIAHLSSYPHIDEVAILSTCNRLEIYIVTSETEQGIREVTQFLSEHSKLPVQSLRQHLFMLLHDDAVMHVMRVAAGLDSLVLGEGQILAQVKNTHKLGQQYNGIKTVLNRLFKQALTAGKRVRTETNIGTGAVSISSAAVELAQMKAANLAACRVAIIGAGKMSRLLVQHLVSKGAAQINIVNRSQERAQQLAKLYPEQSIYTHTLSEMMAVIAESDLVFTSTSATEPILDRAKLETVLESNRSLMLFDISVPRNVHSDVNELANVKAFNVDDLKAVVAQNHESRRKMAQEAEKLLDEEVEAFDIWWRSLETVSTINCLRNKVETIREQELEKALSRLGSEFAEKHQEVIEALTRGIVNKILHDPMVQLRAQQDVEARRHCMQTLQTLFNLDAGEQFS; from the coding sequence ATGAATATTGCAGTGGTGGGGTTAAGCCATAAAACAGCCCCAGTTGAAATCCGGGAAAAGCTGAGTATTCCAGAAACACAAACTGAAAGTGCGATCGCTCATCTGAGCAGCTATCCCCATATTGACGAAGTAGCAATACTTAGCACCTGCAACCGTCTAGAAATTTACATTGTTACCAGTGAAACCGAGCAAGGCATCAGGGAAGTTACTCAGTTTCTTTCTGAACACAGTAAATTACCTGTGCAGTCTCTGCGTCAACACTTGTTTATGTTGCTCCATGATGATGCAGTGATGCACGTTATGCGCGTAGCTGCTGGGTTAGATAGCTTAGTTCTCGGAGAAGGTCAAATTCTGGCTCAGGTGAAAAATACTCACAAGCTGGGACAGCAATATAATGGTATAAAAACAGTTCTAAATCGATTATTTAAACAAGCTCTGACCGCCGGTAAGCGTGTGCGGACTGAGACGAACATTGGGACTGGTGCTGTTTCTATTAGTTCGGCGGCTGTGGAGTTGGCACAAATGAAGGCGGCTAATTTAGCGGCTTGTCGAGTCGCAATTATTGGTGCTGGCAAAATGTCCCGTTTATTGGTACAACACCTGGTTTCTAAAGGTGCTGCCCAAATCAATATTGTGAATCGCTCTCAAGAACGCGCCCAGCAATTGGCAAAACTTTATCCCGAACAGTCTATATATACTCACACTCTATCCGAAATGATGGCGGTGATTGCCGAAAGTGATTTGGTATTTACTAGCACTTCTGCAACTGAGCCAATACTTGACCGCGCCAAGTTAGAAACAGTTTTAGAGTCTAATCGCTCTTTGATGTTATTTGATATTTCTGTACCGCGTAATGTCCACAGCGATGTGAATGAATTGGCAAATGTAAAAGCCTTTAATGTGGACGATTTGAAGGCTGTAGTGGCGCAAAACCACGAAAGCCGCCGCAAGATGGCGCAGGAAGCAGAGAAGCTATTAGATGAAGAAGTGGAAGCTTTTGATATTTGGTGGCGATCGCTAGAAACTGTCTCTACGATTAATTGTCTGCGAAATAAAGTAGAAACCATCCGCGAACAAGAATTAGAAAAAGCGTTGTCGCGATTGGGTTCGGAATTTGCGGAAAAACATCAAGAAGTCATCGAAGCTTTAACAAGAGGTATTGTCAATAAAATCTTACATGATCCAATGGTGCAATTACGAGCGCAGCAGGATGTGGAGGCGAGAAGACACTGTATGCAAACGCTGCAAACTTTGTTTAATTTAGATGCAGGCGAGCAATTTAGTTAA
- a CDS encoding ArsR/SmtB family transcription factor codes for MSEIFPAALSQVADYFKVLSEVSRLQVLCCLKSGAKNVTEIITETGLGQANVSKHLKVLSQAGIVKRTPEGVSVIYEIADPILFQLCDLVCDRLSVRLQEQTQQLSQLGSSPWGTKGQRDN; via the coding sequence ATGTCAGAGATATTTCCAGCCGCACTCAGCCAAGTTGCAGATTATTTTAAAGTTTTGTCAGAAGTCAGTCGGCTACAAGTATTATGTTGTTTAAAAAGCGGGGCTAAAAATGTGACGGAGATAATTACGGAGACTGGACTAGGACAGGCTAACGTATCAAAGCATCTCAAAGTTTTATCACAAGCTGGTATTGTTAAAAGAACACCAGAGGGAGTCAGTGTAATTTATGAAATCGCTGATCCGATTTTATTTCAGTTGTGTGATTTAGTGTGCGATCGCCTGTCCGTCCGACTACAAGAACAAACCCAACAGTTATCACAATTGGGGAGTAGTCCGTGGGGGACAAAGGGACAAAGGGATAATTAA
- a CDS encoding rhodanese-like domain-containing protein has protein sequence MTPETKLQLIDASTVKGWTETEKVHLIDVREPSEYAAEHIPGAKLLPLSQFQPEQVPFQRNTKVVLYCQSGNRSNQAAQKLINAGFSDFAQLQGGISGWKQLNYPTKINQDAPISLMRQVQIVAGSLVFTGTILGAFVSPWFLILSGFVGAGLVFAGVSNTCAMGMLLAKLPYNQRVK, from the coding sequence ATGACTCCTGAAACTAAGTTACAATTAATTGATGCTTCGACTGTCAAAGGCTGGACTGAAACAGAAAAAGTGCATCTGATAGATGTGCGGGAACCTTCCGAATATGCAGCAGAACATATTCCAGGTGCTAAACTTTTACCCCTTTCTCAATTCCAACCAGAACAAGTACCTTTCCAGCGTAATACGAAAGTGGTGCTTTATTGCCAATCGGGAAATCGTTCTAATCAAGCCGCGCAAAAACTGATTAATGCGGGGTTTTCAGATTTTGCTCAACTCCAAGGGGGTATTTCCGGCTGGAAACAGTTAAATTATCCCACTAAAATTAATCAAGATGCTCCCATTAGTTTAATGAGACAAGTGCAAATTGTGGCTGGTTCATTAGTATTTACAGGAACTATTTTGGGTGCTTTTGTTTCGCCTTGGTTTTTAATTTTAAGTGGTTTTGTAGGCGCAGGTTTAGTATTTGCGGGAGTCAGTAACACTTGTGCTATGGGAATGTTATTGGCGAAATTACCATACAATCAACGTGTTAAATGA
- the grxC gene encoding glutaredoxin 3, which translates to MLNFLNPLFGRHPERVKANVEIYTWQTCPYCIRAKMLLWWKGVKFTEYKIDGDEAARAKMAERANSRRSVPQIFINNHHIGGCDDLYQLDTKAQLDPLLVHPSS; encoded by the coding sequence ATGCTGAATTTTCTCAACCCTCTTTTTGGTCGCCATCCAGAACGCGTCAAAGCCAACGTGGAAATTTACACATGGCAAACCTGTCCTTATTGCATCCGTGCCAAAATGTTGCTGTGGTGGAAAGGCGTAAAATTCACCGAATACAAAATCGATGGCGACGAAGCAGCCAGAGCCAAAATGGCCGAACGTGCCAATAGTCGCCGTTCAGTACCACAGATTTTCATCAATAATCACCACATTGGTGGTTGTGATGACCTTTATCAGCTAGACACAAAAGCTCAACTCGACCCACTTTTAGTACACCCAAGTTCCTAA
- the glpX gene encoding class II fructose-bisphosphatase: MENTLGLEIIEVVELAAIASSKWMGKGEKNIADQVAVEAMRERMNKIYMRGRIVIGEGERDEAPMLYIGEEVGICTQPDAKNFCNPDELIEIDIAVDPCEGTNLVAYGQNGSMAVLAISEKGGLFAAPDFYMKKLAAPAPAKGLVDINKSATENLKILSECLNRSIEELVVVVMDRPRHEELIKEIRTAGARVRLISDGDVSAAISCAFGGTNIHALMGIGAAPEGVISAAAMRCLGGHFQGQLIYDPEVVQTGLIGESREGNLARLKEMGINDPDKVYNAEELASGETVLFAACGITPGTLMEGVRFFNGGARTQSLVISNQSKTARFVDTIHLFDDPKNLQLH, encoded by the coding sequence GTGGAAAATACACTTGGATTAGAGATTATTGAAGTAGTAGAGCTAGCGGCGATCGCTTCCTCAAAGTGGATGGGTAAAGGCGAAAAGAACATTGCTGACCAAGTAGCAGTGGAAGCCATGCGGGAGCGGATGAACAAAATCTATATGCGCGGACGCATTGTGATTGGTGAAGGCGAACGCGACGAAGCGCCGATGCTCTACATTGGGGAAGAAGTTGGTATTTGTACCCAACCAGATGCCAAAAACTTCTGTAACCCTGATGAATTAATTGAAATTGATATTGCTGTTGACCCTTGCGAAGGCACCAACTTGGTTGCTTACGGTCAAAATGGCTCAATGGCAGTTTTGGCAATTTCTGAAAAAGGTGGTTTGTTTGCTGCGCCTGACTTCTACATGAAGAAACTGGCAGCACCAGCCCCAGCCAAAGGTTTGGTAGACATTAACAAGTCTGCTACTGAAAACCTGAAAATCCTCTCCGAGTGCTTAAACCGCTCTATAGAAGAATTGGTAGTTGTGGTCATGGATCGTCCCCGCCACGAAGAACTGATTAAGGAAATTCGCACCGCAGGCGCGAGAGTCCGACTAATCAGCGATGGTGACGTTTCTGCTGCCATCTCCTGCGCTTTTGGTGGTACTAATATCCATGCTTTGATGGGTATCGGTGCAGCACCAGAAGGAGTCATCTCTGCTGCGGCTATGCGCTGCTTGGGAGGACATTTCCAAGGGCAACTGATCTATGATCCAGAAGTTGTGCAAACAGGCTTAATTGGCGAAAGCAGAGAAGGCAACCTCGCACGGTTGAAGGAAATGGGCATCAATGACCCCGATAAGGTTTACAATGCTGAGGAATTAGCCTCTGGCGAAACTGTTCTATTTGCTGCTTGTGGTATTACCCCTGGCACTCTAATGGAAGGTGTGCGCTTCTTCAACGGTGGTGCAAGGACTCAAAGTTTGGTTATTTCCAACCAGTCTAAAACAGCCCGTTTTGTTGATACTATCCATTTATTTGACGATCCCAAGAATCTGCAATTGCATTAG